A single Bifidobacterium scardovii JCM 12489 = DSM 13734 DNA region contains:
- a CDS encoding response regulator, with protein sequence MSSETQKIRVVIADDQELVRAGFAMVIGSQPDMEVVGQAGDGEQAVALAERLHPDVVLMDVRMPGMDGLEATRRISALAAGDGGAAPDMGTTLGAPVFGAAGTGDSPARTTRVIILTTFDLDEYVMAAINAGASGFLLKDTEPETLLSSIRTVFNGNAIIAPSATKRLIEKMMQDGYTKAGSLGGNPHAAGVAGGQYSAPVPTERRNGGARPVAYTDPELDELTEREREVLIEIAHGLSNQEIADKLFISLPTVKTHVAHILAKINARDRVQAVVFAYDNGLV encoded by the coding sequence ATGAGCAGTGAGACACAGAAGATTCGCGTGGTGATCGCCGACGATCAGGAGCTGGTGCGCGCCGGCTTCGCCATGGTGATCGGGTCGCAGCCCGACATGGAGGTCGTCGGGCAGGCCGGCGACGGCGAACAGGCCGTCGCGCTGGCGGAACGGCTGCACCCCGACGTGGTGCTGATGGATGTGCGCATGCCCGGCATGGACGGCCTGGAAGCCACCCGGCGCATCAGCGCGCTCGCGGCCGGCGACGGGGGCGCCGCGCCGGATATGGGCACCACCCTCGGGGCCCCCGTGTTCGGCGCGGCCGGCACGGGGGATTCGCCGGCGCGCACCACGCGCGTGATCATCCTGACCACCTTCGATCTGGACGAATACGTCATGGCCGCGATCAACGCCGGCGCCTCCGGCTTCCTGCTCAAGGACACCGAGCCGGAGACCCTGCTCTCGTCGATTCGCACCGTGTTCAACGGCAACGCGATCATCGCGCCCTCCGCCACGAAGCGGCTCATCGAGAAAATGATGCAGGACGGCTACACCAAGGCCGGCTCGCTCGGCGGCAACCCCCATGCGGCCGGCGTCGCGGGCGGGCAGTACAGCGCCCCGGTCCCCACCGAACGGCGGAACGGCGGCGCGCGCCCGGTCGCCTACACCGATCCCGAGCTCGACGAGCTGACCGAGCGCGAACGCGAGGTCCTCATCGAGATCGCGCACGGGCTGAGCAACCAGGAGATCGCCGACAAGCTGTTCATCTCCCTGCCCACCGTCAAAACCCACGTGGCGCACATCCTCGCCAAGATCAACGCCCGCGACCGCGTCCAAGCCGTCGTCTTCGCTTACGACAACGGCCTCGTCTAG
- a CDS encoding ABC transporter ATP-binding protein: protein MEQQTLQPATGAGDAAHGATAIEAIGLVKDYGRGETAVHALRGVNVRFEQGRFTAIMGPSGSGKSTLMHTLAGLDSATSGRIVFDGADITQMNDNQLTLLRRHRIGFIFQSFNLLPMFSAEQNILMPLTLAGEKPDRRWLRMLVETLGLKDRLDHRPNELSGGQQQRVAIARALISKPSLVFADEPTGNLDSVSSAEVLSFLKRSVKELGQTVIMVTHDAVAASYSDRAIVFADGRIVADVPEPNAEQMNELLMAERERATRAIVH from the coding sequence GCGCACGGCGCCACCGCCATCGAGGCGATCGGCCTGGTCAAGGACTACGGGCGCGGCGAAACCGCCGTGCACGCGCTGCGCGGCGTCAACGTGCGATTCGAACAGGGCCGGTTCACGGCGATCATGGGCCCGTCCGGCTCCGGCAAATCCACGCTCATGCACACGCTGGCCGGGCTCGACTCGGCCACGTCCGGGCGCATCGTGTTCGACGGCGCCGACATCACCCAGATGAACGACAACCAGCTCACGCTGCTGCGCCGGCACCGGATCGGCTTCATCTTCCAAAGCTTCAACCTGCTGCCGATGTTCAGCGCCGAACAGAACATCCTCATGCCGCTGACGCTCGCCGGCGAGAAGCCGGACCGCCGCTGGCTCAGGATGCTCGTGGAGACGCTCGGCCTCAAGGACCGTCTGGACCACCGGCCGAACGAACTGTCCGGCGGCCAGCAGCAGCGCGTGGCCATCGCCCGCGCGCTCATCTCCAAGCCCTCGCTCGTGTTCGCCGACGAACCGACCGGCAACCTCGACTCGGTCTCCAGCGCCGAAGTGCTGAGCTTCCTCAAGCGCTCCGTCAAGGAACTGGGACAGACCGTCATCATGGTCACGCACGACGCGGTCGCCGCCTCCTACTCCGACCGCGCGATCGTCTTCGCCGACGGCCGCATCGTCGCCGACGTGCCGGAGCCGAACGCCGAGCAGATGAACGAGCTGCTCATGGCCGAACGCGAGCGCGCCACCCGCGCCATCGTCCACTAG
- a CDS encoding ABC transporter permease, which translates to MFSITLKLMKKSARMLIPAGIAILIGTAFIAATFLFSNTMNDSLGRQQTAQMAGANYVVMPDTQALKALSDSGVKDGGGAGSRTVADFHLDQVRAIDGVSDVRADTNATLIVTNKDKNVTGIAVGTSRTAALLPVSVVEGDRPADNDEIALPKTLAGQLGVSIGDTVTVTSPIEWTSDGNGAAADGAATGADVRVVGLTDDPHGLYSSYGGASVISDNVMAAMNGVDDFSQVGTYQLLLDLGGDGNGKTADAKAQAAAGQIAKLMPKYYKVMTRDDANSEAIKALSTSAGTDITTTFLLSFGVLAMLVAALVIANTFQVLVAQRRRTLALLRTIGAKKGQLYGSVLFEAGILGLIASLLGVALGIALMGGLTASGVMASAGMDARLVLSWPVFAVPIAFGIVMTVLASLGSARSATAVTPLEALRPIELTDTRRAGVLRAVGSILLIVAGLALAVFAAWQNHEMNTGRVSLASDNYATVLLMAIAGCAFIFLGMVLSATFWLPALMRGIGALVSLAGPSARIAHANIQKNPRRVAATGAALLIGVTLVSTIATGAASAKQTMGEALDRRYSVDMIAAGPDMTDAQVKDAAKVKGVADTVYAPATVMYTTPKDGGDVMAVMLIGVDDADALRKVMKADLSGVTIDDGTALLPKYSAISGKEIAFDANGVTFRPNSYGVQARDGSAVADGSAADDVSGDAGSAGSTADRTITLKPVQRDYRRVSSDLDAAAFVSAAHFANGDLTATEHMLLMRVDATGSDLGVTLAGVQDAFSSSAGVGVSGPIAQRLQWETMINGMMALLVGLIAVAVLIALVGVANTLSLSVIERTRESATLRAIGMTRGQLRRSLAVEALMLSLVAGVVGVALGTLFGWLGSYMVFSQYGSIVFPFEWGVNGAVLGVAAVAALLASVFPARRAVRTPPVEALAEA; encoded by the coding sequence ATGTTTTCGATCACCCTCAAACTCATGAAGAAAAGCGCGCGGATGCTCATTCCCGCGGGCATCGCCATCCTGATCGGCACTGCGTTCATCGCCGCCACCTTCCTGTTCTCCAATACGATGAACGACTCGCTCGGCCGCCAGCAGACCGCGCAGATGGCCGGGGCGAACTACGTCGTCATGCCCGACACGCAGGCGCTGAAGGCCTTGTCCGACAGCGGCGTCAAGGACGGCGGCGGCGCGGGTTCCCGGACCGTCGCCGACTTCCACCTCGACCAGGTCCGCGCCATCGACGGCGTCAGTGACGTGCGCGCCGATACCAACGCCACCCTGATCGTCACCAACAAGGACAAGAACGTCACCGGCATCGCCGTCGGCACCTCCAGGACCGCCGCTCTGCTGCCGGTCTCCGTCGTCGAGGGCGACCGGCCGGCCGACAATGACGAGATCGCCCTGCCGAAAACCCTCGCCGGACAGCTCGGCGTCTCCATCGGCGACACGGTGACCGTCACCTCGCCCATCGAGTGGACCTCCGACGGGAACGGCGCCGCCGCCGACGGGGCGGCGACCGGCGCCGACGTGCGCGTGGTCGGCCTGACCGACGACCCGCACGGCCTGTACTCCAGCTACGGCGGCGCCTCCGTGATCTCCGACAACGTCATGGCCGCGATGAACGGCGTCGACGACTTCTCGCAGGTCGGCACCTACCAGCTGCTGCTCGATCTGGGCGGCGACGGCAACGGCAAGACCGCCGACGCGAAGGCCCAGGCCGCGGCCGGGCAGATTGCCAAGCTGATGCCGAAGTACTACAAGGTGATGACCCGCGACGACGCCAACAGCGAGGCGATCAAGGCGCTGAGCACCAGTGCCGGCACCGACATCACCACCACGTTCCTGCTGAGCTTCGGCGTGCTCGCCATGCTCGTCGCCGCGCTCGTCATCGCCAACACCTTCCAGGTGCTCGTCGCGCAGCGCCGCCGCACGCTCGCGCTGCTGCGCACCATCGGCGCGAAGAAGGGCCAGCTGTATGGTTCCGTGCTGTTCGAGGCCGGCATCCTCGGCCTGATCGCGTCCCTGCTCGGCGTGGCGCTTGGCATCGCGCTGATGGGCGGGCTCACCGCCTCCGGCGTGATGGCCTCGGCCGGCATGGACGCGCGGCTGGTCCTCAGCTGGCCCGTGTTCGCCGTGCCAATCGCGTTCGGCATCGTCATGACCGTGCTCGCCTCGCTCGGCTCCGCGCGCTCGGCGACCGCCGTCACCCCGCTCGAGGCGCTGCGCCCGATCGAACTGACCGACACGCGCCGCGCCGGCGTGCTGCGCGCCGTCGGCTCGATCCTGCTGATCGTTGCCGGACTGGCGCTCGCCGTGTTCGCCGCATGGCAGAACCATGAGATGAACACGGGCCGTGTGTCGCTGGCCTCCGACAACTATGCGACCGTGCTGCTCATGGCCATCGCCGGCTGCGCGTTCATCTTCCTCGGCATGGTCCTGTCCGCCACGTTCTGGCTGCCCGCGCTCATGCGCGGCATCGGCGCGCTGGTCTCGCTCGCCGGGCCAAGCGCCAGGATCGCGCACGCGAACATCCAGAAGAACCCGCGCCGCGTGGCCGCGACCGGCGCCGCGCTGCTCATCGGCGTCACGCTCGTCTCCACCATCGCCACCGGCGCCGCCAGCGCCAAGCAGACGATGGGCGAGGCGCTCGACAGGCGCTACAGCGTCGACATGATCGCCGCCGGCCCTGATATGACCGACGCTCAGGTGAAGGATGCGGCCAAGGTCAAGGGCGTGGCCGACACCGTGTACGCGCCGGCCACGGTCATGTACACGACCCCGAAGGACGGCGGCGATGTGATGGCGGTGATGCTGATCGGCGTCGACGATGCCGACGCCCTGCGCAAGGTGATGAAGGCGGACCTGAGCGGCGTGACGATCGACGATGGCACGGCGCTGCTGCCGAAGTACTCCGCGATCTCCGGCAAGGAGATCGCCTTCGACGCGAACGGCGTCACCTTCCGGCCGAATTCGTACGGCGTGCAGGCGAGGGATGGGTCGGCCGTCGCCGACGGCTCGGCTGCGGACGATGTCTCCGGGGATGCGGGGTCGGCCGGCTCCACGGCGGACAGGACGATCACGCTCAAGCCGGTGCAGCGCGACTACCGGCGCGTGTCGTCCGACCTCGACGCGGCGGCGTTCGTCAGCGCCGCGCATTTCGCCAACGGCGATCTGACCGCCACTGAGCACATGCTGCTCATGCGCGTCGATGCCACGGGATCCGACCTCGGCGTGACGCTGGCCGGCGTGCAGGACGCGTTCTCGTCCAGCGCCGGGGTGGGCGTGTCCGGGCCGATCGCGCAACGTTTGCAGTGGGAGACGATGATCAACGGCATGATGGCGCTGCTCGTCGGGCTGATCGCCGTCGCCGTGCTCATCGCGCTCGTCGGCGTGGCCAACACGCTGAGCCTGTCGGTGATCGAGCGCACCCGCGAATCCGCCACACTGCGCGCCATCGGCATGACCCGGGGCCAGCTGCGCCGCTCGCTCGCGGTCGAGGCGCTGATGCTCTCGCTCGTCGCCGGTGTGGTTGGCGTGGCGCTCGGCACGCTGTTCGGCTGGCTGGGATCGTACATGGTGTTCAGCCAGTATGGCAGCATCGTGTTCCCCTTTGAGTGGGGCGTCAACGGCGCCGTGCTTGGCGTGGCCGCCGTCGCCGCGCTGCTCGCCAGCGTCTTCCCGGCCCGCAGGGCCGTGCGGACGCCGCCCGTCGAGGCCCTCGCCGAGGCGTAA